GTTTCAGTTGTTTGAGATAGTTTGGGCGCTTAATCATCTTTAATAACTTTTTGCTTATATTCATAATTTCAAGATGATTTTATCATTTATTTATGGTTATAACCATAAAAACTTAAAACATATAAATATTTTTATGGGAATAACCTAAACACAAAGTGATGAAGTTTGAGAAAGACTTTCAAAATCTCACCGTTCTTTACTTTTACTATCTAACTTTTTCTATGGTTCTAAATTTCGACTTTCCTTGTGTTACCGAATAAACTTAAGTTGTAATTATGTTGGTGCAAAATACATAGCTTGATTTACTCTCTTTTTCCGTTTACAATTCAAACATTGATTTTGTTGTAATGACAATGGGGCATAATAAATGCAATTCTTAGGAGATGTTGCAAATATCCAAACAGGTTTTTTGTTTCGAGCAAAAGTGCCTGAAGATCCGAACGGCAATGTGGTTGTAGTGCAAATGAAAGATTGTTCATTTTTTGATGGCATAGCTTGGAATAACTGTGTTCGTACAAAGCTGGATAAAGTGAAAGAAAGTGATTGGCTTAAAAAGGGAGATATTTTGCTTGCCACAAGGGGCAACAATTATCAGCCGATTTTTGTTGAGTTTTCCCAGCAAGATTTACCCTCGGTTGCGTCCCCTCATTTTTTTGTTATTCGTCCTAAAAATGCGGAAATCTTACCTGAATATCTGCAATGGTGGCTGAATTTGAAACAAAGCCAAAAGTATCTTATTCAAAATATTGAAGGCTCGACAACCAAAAGTTTACGTCTTCCTGTCTTGGCAGAATTGTCGATAAAAATACCGTCTTTAGCAAAACAAAACGTTATCGTACAAATGGCAAAAACACTCGATCAGGAGCGAAAAACCTTGCAAAAACTTATTGAAAATAATGAAAAGTTGATGAATGCCCTAGCCCAAGAGTTAATTTCACCGTAGGAGAAGAACAATGAACGAATTAACCCAAACCTTTGAAAGTATTAAACACATTGATGATCAAGGAAATGAATTTTGGTCAGCACGAGAGTTATATTTATTACTAGACTATTCTGAATGGCGAAATTTTACAAAGGTCATTGATAAAGCAATGAAAGCATGTGAAAGCAGTCATATCAAGGTCTCTTCCCATTTTGTTGAAGCCAACAAAATGGTTCAATTAGGTGTCGGTACTCAACGCCAAGTCAGAGATTTTCTGCTCTCTCGCTATGCATGCTATCTTATCGTACAAAACGGCGATCCGTCTAAACCTGTTATTGCAGCTGGTCAAACCTATTTTGCCGTGCAAACACGCCGTCAAGAATTGGCTGATGAAGAACAATTTAAACAACTTCAAGAAGATCAAAAACGTTTATATTTGCGTAACGAATTGAAAGAACATAATAAACAACTAGTTGAAACAGCACAAAAAGCAGGCGTTGAAAGCAACTTGGACTTTGCTATTTTCCAAAATTACGGCTACAAAGGGCTTTATGGTGGATTGGATAATAAAGCTATTCATGCTCGCAAAGGGTTACAGAAAAATGAAAAAATTTTAGATCATATGGGTTCAACGGAGCTTGCCGCTAACCTATTCCGAGCCACGCAAACGGAAGAAAAACTACGTAGAGATAATATTCAGACGAAACAGGAAGCCAACCAAACCCATTTTGATGTAGGTAAAAAAGTTCGTCAAACTATTCAAGAACTTG
Above is a genomic segment from Actinobacillus indolicus containing:
- the dinD gene encoding DNA damage-inducible protein D, coding for MNELTQTFESIKHIDDQGNEFWSARELYLLLDYSEWRNFTKVIDKAMKACESSHIKVSSHFVEANKMVQLGVGTQRQVRDFLLSRYACYLIVQNGDPSKPVIAAGQTYFAVQTRRQELADEEQFKQLQEDQKRLYLRNELKEHNKQLVETAQKAGVESNLDFAIFQNYGYKGLYGGLDNKAIHARKGLQKNEKILDHMGSTELAANLFRATQTEEKLRRDNIQTKQEANQTHFDVGKKVRQTIQELGGTMPEDLPTPDKSIKNLENHQKKLTNKE
- a CDS encoding restriction endonuclease subunit S is translated as MQFLGDVANIQTGFLFRAKVPEDPNGNVVVVQMKDCSFFDGIAWNNCVRTKLDKVKESDWLKKGDILLATRGNNYQPIFVEFSQQDLPSVASPHFFVIRPKNAEILPEYLQWWLNLKQSQKYLIQNIEGSTTKSLRLPVLAELSIKIPSLAKQNVIVQMAKTLDQERKTLQKLIENNEKLMNALAQELISP